The Thalassophryne amazonica chromosome 8, fThaAma1.1, whole genome shotgun sequence genome includes a window with the following:
- the acd gene encoding adrenocortical dysplasia protein homolog, whose translation MLAPWIENMIQSYGSEDRTTGSPLKAHITGISELSDSQAQDSEDPRKLIFLSDGVVQIPAVLTKSAWEHLQEKEDRECFNSLVNTTVCIQDYSLQFHLAVEQTRCRFVLSVGLLATTAAGPVKEKTPCCTSLPSVRLQICKVWRSLLGQGQAESQQSQLALDLSDLLGEWQHDVLHFVLEDVQNRLKVDTKHAVGPQPSTSSCNPSVICRDALVATAWDMDRVRDKGQESFSIPIKYLLIPQEATQQQKVSDLLTASDDKRTNLHRACRRAETVEASVEVRGRLSRSAGLQPDHQASEDLSLPEDMVLHEDVLTEVSDSDLTSLSNPWNTFPRPCETAGRDATPEVALVFQQPLHKPAETRTSTQLYAHSSKETPTSVQSKGELSYFPPYQKPPPSAYSPSAPASLREPVTRLCNTVTAADILTHMSQQNLTSDQQSKTFQMQKENTERIHTRSKEQRMAPTPDAPIITGGEGEETKISQSPPSWLFETQTPSVAEQTGNNKHTQSAGKVQRGAASVHSDCKPFAYSYHISSQTTAAFSRFRVTDNLLHWAVKYLVGSKQTDDAHSSAVPVASGQGSGGV comes from the coding sequence ATGCTAGCTCCCTGGATAGAGAACATGATCCAGAGCTATGGCAGTGAAGACAGGACCACTGGAAGCCCCCTGAAGGCTCACATCACTGGGATAAGTGAGCTGTCCGACTCCCAGGCCCAAGATTCTGAGGACCCCAGGAAGCTAATCTTTCTGTCTGATGGTGTGGTCCAAATCCCTGCTGTTTTGACTAAATCAGCTTGGGAGCATCTTCAGGAGAAAGAGGACCGTGAGTGCTTCAACAGTCTGGTCAACACCACTGTGTGCATTCAAGACTACAGTCTGCAGTTTCATTTGGCTGTAGAACAAACCAGGTGCAGATTTGTCTTATCAGTTGGGTTGCTGGCCACAACAGCAGCCGGCCCAGTGAAGGAAAAAACCCCGTGCTGCACCAGCCTGCCATCCGTCAGGCTCCAGATCTGTAAGGTGTGGAGGTCCCTGCTGGGTCAGGGACAAGCTGAGTCTCAGCAGAGCCAGCTAGCATTGGACCTGTCTGACCTGCTGGGTGAGTGGCAGCACGATGTTCTGCATTTTGTGCTAGAGGATGTTCAGAACAGGTTGAAGGTGGACACCAAGCACGCAGTCGGCCCACAGCCCTCCACCTCATCCTGTAATCCAAGTGTGATCTGCAGAGACGCACTCGTGGCCACAGCCTGGGACATGGACAGAGTCCGAGATAAGGGACAGGAATCTTTCAGCATTCCAATAAAATACCTTCTTATCCCACAAGAAGCTACACAGCAGCAAAAAGTGTCAGATCTTCTTACTGCTTCTGATGACAAAAGGACAAACCTCCATCGTGCTTGCAGACGAGCAGAGACTGTCGAGGCTTCTGTTGAGGTCAGAGGAAGACTTAGCAGGTCAGCAGGGCTCCAGCCAGATCATCAAGCCAGTGAGGACCTCAGCCTTCCAGAAGACATGGTGCTTCATGAGGACGTGCTTACAGAGGTGAGTGACAGTGACCTCACGTCTTTATCTAACCCTTGGAACACATTTCCTCGTCCCTGTGAGACAGCCGGCAGAGACGCTACTCCAGAAGTCGCATTGGTTTTCCAGCAGCCCCTTCACAAACCTGCTGAAACCCGGACCAGCACCCAGCTTTACGCCCACAGCTCAAAGGAGACACCGACATCAGTGCAGAGCAAAGGAGAGCTCAGCTACTTCCCTCCATACCAGAAACCGCCACCCTCAGCTTACTCGCCTTCAGCTCCTGCCAGTTTGCGAGAACCAGTCACCCGACTTTGCAACACGGTGACAGCTGCAGACATTTTGACCCACATGTCCCAACAAAACTTGACTTCGGACCAACAGAGTAAGACCTTTCAGATGCAGAAGGAGAATACTGAGAGAATACATACGAGGTCAAAGGAGCAAAGGATGGCACCCACACCAGATGCTCCCATAATTACGGGTGGGGAGGGAGAGGAGACTAAAATAAGTCAGAGCCCTCCATCATGGCTTTTTGAAACCCAGACACCATCTGTGGCTGAACAGACCGGCAATAACAAGCACACACAGAGTGCCGGCAAAGTCCAGAGAGGAGCTGCCAGTGTTCACAGTGACTGTAAGCCCTTTGCTTACTCTTACCACATTTCCAGCCAGACCACGGCGGCTTTCAGCCGGTTCAGAGTGACAGACAACTTGCTGCACTGGGCTGTTAAGTACCTGGTTGGTTCCAAGCAGACAGACGATGCCCACAGCTCAGCGGTACCAGTCGCCTCTGGTCAGGGGTCAGGTGGTGTCTGA